CGACCACGGCGGGTTCCGGCTGGCAAAAGTGGTTCAATTACGGCAAATTGGGCATCACTCAATTCATGGCGAGCCATACACACCTCCTAGCGGAGAGTCTACCATGGAATTATCAGACAGAGCCTAGGGTTGGCATATGTTAGTATATTTAGGAGTTGTAGATGAAGAATAAATTTCTTCTATTTATCCTTATAATTTTACTATGTGTATCCTGCGCCACAACCAAATCTCCAACAGCTGAATCTCCAACAGCTGAATCTCCAACAGTTGAACCAACTCCTTTTTTTATGGAAAAAAGGAGTTTTTATGGATTTAATCCCATATGGATAAATTCATCAGAAGTTATATATACTAACGGATCTACTATTGTTAGAAGAAATATAAATAATTATTCACGAGAAGTTTATGAAGGTCATACAAGTGACATATTAGATATTTCCTTTGACAATATTACTGAAAATATCTTATCAACTTCTCATGATAAAACAATTAAGATATGGAATAAAAATAATATTATCAAAGATATAGCCAATGAAACGATAATGTCTTTGATATATTGGAGTCCCGATGGTAATTTATTTTCTGTCACCAGAAATTATCCTGAACATAGTATTGTAATTTATAATTCTGATGGAGAATATATAAAAACTCTCAATGGTCATTCTGATAAAATAAAGTGCCTTGAATGGAGTCCTAATTCAAAATTTTTAGTTTCCGGATCAACTGATCATATTATAAATCTTTGGGATAATAAAGGAAATAATATAGCAAAGCTTCAAGAACACACAAATGATGTAAATCAGATATTATGGCATCCTAATAGTGATAGATTTGTTTCTGCATCAGATGATGGAACTGCAATATTATGGGATAAAAATGGTAAATTAATTACGAAATTAACTCGTCATACAGCAGAAATTACATCTCTATCATGGAATAATACGGGGAGTTTATTTGCAACTGGCTCAAAGGATGGAACTATAAATATTTGGGATTCAAATGGAATTTTTGTCAGATCAATTAAAACAGATGGCGATTTTATATTTGATATTGCTTTTAGTCCTGATGGTAAAATGATTGCTTCGGCATCTTTACAGAAAATAGCACAGGTTTGGAAGATTACTGGAGAGAATGTAGCTACAATGGGTTCATATAGTGACACCGTATATGAAGTTTCTTGGAATCCTGATAGCAAAATGCTCTTACTAGGTATAGCAGGTGGGGAAATCTTTATTTGGGAAATTCAGTCAAAATAAACCATTTTGAGCGAAAACACACTCTTTACTATATTTCTATTTGAAATATAGTAAAGAGTGTGTTTCTAATTAATTTCAGCCAATCTGTAGCAAAGCACGCAAGAATACCGCTGTGTGTGAGGTCGGATGCAAAGCAACTTCTTCGGGTGTGCCTTGGGCGATAATCTGGCCGCCACCAGTGCCACCCTCAGGCCCAAGATCAATAATCCAGTCGGCGGTTTTGATCACATCAAGACTATGTTCAATCACCAAAACCGTGTTGCCAGCCTTGACCAAGCGCTGAATGACTCGCAACAGATTTTGTACGTCGGCGAAGTGCAAGCCTGTGGTTGGCTCATCGAGAATGTAGATTGTGCGACCTGTGGCCACCCGCGCTAATTCTTTGGCCAATTTGACCCGCTGAGCCTCGCCACCAGAGAGCGTCGTGGCCGATTGACCAAGTTTGATGTAGTCCAAGCCAACATCGTGCAAGGTTTGCAGCACCCGCTTGAGTTTGGGGTGGTTCTCGAAGAATTCAAGCGCGGTGTGCACATCCATATCCAGCACATCGGAGATGGTTTTGCCTTTGTAGCGCACTTGCAAGGTTTCGCGATTGTAACGTTTGCCCTTACATTCATCACAGCGCACCCAAACATCAGCCAAGAAGTGCATTTCGATCTTTTGCTCACCGTTGCCTTGGCAAGCTTCACAACGCCCACCTTTGACATTGAACGAGAAGCGACCTGGCTCATAGCCGCGCAGTTTTGCATCAGGCGTATTGGCAAACACCTCACGAATCTGATCAAACAACTTGACGTAGGTTGCAGGATTCGAGCGCGGCGTGCGACCAATCGGCTGCTGATCAATATCAATTACTTTATCAAGTTGCTCTAAACCTTCGAGTGTGTCGTATTTACCAACCCGCAGTTGGGCACGATTGAGCAAATTTGCTAAGGCTGGATATAGCGTTTCGGTAATCAATGACGATTTGCCTGAGCCAGACACCCCAGTCACTGCGACCAGCGTGCCCAAGGGAATCGTAATATCAAGGTTATTGAGGTTGTTGTGGGTTGCACCACGCAAGGTGATATGGCCATGGGCTGGGCGGCGAGTTGCTGGTACTTCAATTTTCAAGCGACCCGACAAATAGCTGCCAGTCAACGAGCCATTGCTGCTGATATATTCGGGCCGACCTTCGGCAACCACCCTGCCCCCGTTGACCCCAGCACCAGGCCCGAAGTCAACCAGCCAATCGGCGGCTTTCATAGTATCTTCGTCGTGTTCAACCACAATCACCGTGTTGCCCAGGTCGCGTAGTTTGGTCAAAGTATCGATCAATTTGCGATTATCACGTTGATGCAAGCCAATGGATGGTTCGTCGAGAATATACATCACGCCCATCAAACCTGCCCCAATTTGCGAAGCCAAGCGGATGCGCTGAGCCTCACCGCCAGACAGCGAGGGAGCCGAGCGATCAAGCGTGAGATAGTGCAAGCCGACATTCAACAAAAAGCCCAAGCGCTCACGAATTTCCTTGAGCACTTCGCCAGCAATCTCCAATTGCCGACCATCGAGTTTGGTTGGGGTTGGAGCAGCGGCCAACAGCGGCAACACCGTGGTATCTAAGCCATCGCGGCTTACCCAGTGGGCATCGCTGCCAGTTAAACCACAGGCCCACGCATAGCCTTGGGCCACAGTTTTGGCGCAAATTTGTTGCACATTTTCATCACCAACTGTCACTGCCAAACTTTCAGGCCGCAGTTTCGCGCCATGGCAAGCATGACAAGGCTGATCGCTCATCCATTGTTGGTAGTGTTCGCGCATATTTTCAACGCCAGTTTGTTGGAAGCGCCGCATAATTTCTGCGCCCAAGCCCTCCCAACGGCGATAATACTCGCCCTTGGATTGACCTTCGCTCCAAACATGCTTCACTTTTTCACTGCCCGAGCCTTGCATTAAAATTTCACGCACCTGTGGGCTGAGGTCTTTCCAGGGTGTATCAAGATCAAAATGATAGTGAGCGGCGATAGCTTGCAGAGCACGATAGCCCCAGCTGCCAACTTTCTTGCGCAACTCGCCCCAATAGGTTACCGCCCCATCGTGCAACGATAAATTGGGGTTTGGCACGAGCAGTTCTGCATCAACTTCTAAGCGCGTCCCTAAACCAGCACATTCTGGGCAAGCCCCTTGCGGCGCATTGAACGAAAACATTTGTGGGTTGAGTTCAAGGAACGAGATACCACAATCAACACAGGCATAATCCTCGCTCATCACAATATCGCCAGCAGCATTCATGCCGCTAATGCTTGATTCTTCCTCGGGCAGCAATTCTTCTTCATTAACTTCGGCGGCAACCGCTTTAGCCTTGGCTTTTTTCGATTTTGATTTTTCGGTTTGTTGGGCAAACTCAGGAATGGCAATAATAATTGTGCCATTAGCAGTGCGCAGGGCGGTTTCCACACTATCGTTGAGCCGTGAACGAAAGGTTTCATCATCCTCGGTTGGCACAGCCAAGCGATCAACCACAATATCAATCGTGTGTTTAACTTTTTTATTGAGTTTAATTTCGTCTTGCAGATCGCGAATTTCGCCATCGACCCGTACCCGCGAAAACCCTTGCGATCGAGCATCGTCAAAAATATCTTTGTATTCGCCTTTGCGAGCCGCTACCATCGGCGCTAAAAGCATAAAGCGCGTGCCTTTGGGCAACTCTAGCACCCGATTAACCATCTGCTCAGCGGTTTGGGAGCCAATTGCTTTACCACATTTATGGCAATGTGGCACGCCGATCCGCGCAAACAAGACCCGCAAATAATCATAAATTTCGGTGACCGTGCCCACAGTTGAGCGCGGATTTTTCGAAGCCGATTTTTGTTCGATCGCGATTGCTGGCGAAAGCCCACCAATAAAATCGACCTTGGGCTTTTCGAGTTGGCCTAAAAACTGACGGGCATACGAGGAAAGCGATTCAACGTAGCGGCGCTGGCCTTCGGCATATAAGGTATCAAAGGCTAACGATGATTTACCTGAGCCAGAAACTCCCGTCAACACAACCAATTGATCGCGTGGTAGTTCGATGTCGATATTTTTAAGATTGTGCTCACGTGCGCCCTTGATGACAATTTTATCCTGCGCCATACACCCGCCTTTATCGTAAAATCTATAGAGTTCAAGTGCAATTTTGCTGCTTGAACAGGAAAAAGCCCCGAACGTTGCTCCCATGGCAGCGCTTGGGGAATTGATTAATCGAACAGACGTGTTCATTATAGCAGAGTTTGCCCGCCATGATCAGCGACTTTTGAATGAACTTTGTTAAAAGGCAGAAGGCAAAAATCAAAAGTCAAAAGCGCCTACGATCTGGTTGGAAACTGCGAAAACAGCAAAATATGGCTATTAGTATTTATTTTGAATCCCAAGGTGGCTTAATTGCTCAAATATTAATTTTGCCTTTTGCCTTTTGCCTTCGATAGTATGGTATGCTTCAAATGATGATTTGTTGAGATTACCCCGCGATGGCGATTGCATGATATTTTTGGGATTATTCCTCGTTATAGTGTTGAGTGGCTGGTGGATTGCCCGCAAAACAACCCTCGATTGGCGGGTGGTTGGGCTGCGCTTGGTTAGCTTAGTTTGTATTTTGCTAGCACTGGCCTTGCCGCGTAACCAAGCCAATCAACAAGCTAGTCCCTTGATTTTGCTAGTTGATCAATCGGCCAACTTGCCTGGCGAATTGCGTGATGCTGCTTGGAATGAGGCTTTGCGCTTCTACCAGCAACAAA
This window of the Herpetosiphon gulosus genome carries:
- a CDS encoding WD40 repeat domain-containing protein; its protein translation is MKNKFLLFILIILLCVSCATTKSPTAESPTAESPTVEPTPFFMEKRSFYGFNPIWINSSEVIYTNGSTIVRRNINNYSREVYEGHTSDILDISFDNITENILSTSHDKTIKIWNKNNIIKDIANETIMSLIYWSPDGNLFSVTRNYPEHSIVIYNSDGEYIKTLNGHSDKIKCLEWSPNSKFLVSGSTDHIINLWDNKGNNIAKLQEHTNDVNQILWHPNSDRFVSASDDGTAILWDKNGKLITKLTRHTAEITSLSWNNTGSLFATGSKDGTINIWDSNGIFVRSIKTDGDFIFDIAFSPDGKMIASASLQKIAQVWKITGENVATMGSYSDTVYEVSWNPDSKMLLLGIAGGEIFIWEIQSK
- the uvrA gene encoding excinuclease ABC subunit UvrA yields the protein MAQDKIVIKGAREHNLKNIDIELPRDQLVVLTGVSGSGKSSLAFDTLYAEGQRRYVESLSSYARQFLGQLEKPKVDFIGGLSPAIAIEQKSASKNPRSTVGTVTEIYDYLRVLFARIGVPHCHKCGKAIGSQTAEQMVNRVLELPKGTRFMLLAPMVAARKGEYKDIFDDARSQGFSRVRVDGEIRDLQDEIKLNKKVKHTIDIVVDRLAVPTEDDETFRSRLNDSVETALRTANGTIIIAIPEFAQQTEKSKSKKAKAKAVAAEVNEEELLPEEESSISGMNAAGDIVMSEDYACVDCGISFLELNPQMFSFNAPQGACPECAGLGTRLEVDAELLVPNPNLSLHDGAVTYWGELRKKVGSWGYRALQAIAAHYHFDLDTPWKDLSPQVREILMQGSGSEKVKHVWSEGQSKGEYYRRWEGLGAEIMRRFQQTGVENMREHYQQWMSDQPCHACHGAKLRPESLAVTVGDENVQQICAKTVAQGYAWACGLTGSDAHWVSRDGLDTTVLPLLAAAPTPTKLDGRQLEIAGEVLKEIRERLGFLLNVGLHYLTLDRSAPSLSGGEAQRIRLASQIGAGLMGVMYILDEPSIGLHQRDNRKLIDTLTKLRDLGNTVIVVEHDEDTMKAADWLVDFGPGAGVNGGRVVAEGRPEYISSNGSLTGSYLSGRLKIEVPATRRPAHGHITLRGATHNNLNNLDITIPLGTLVAVTGVSGSGKSSLITETLYPALANLLNRAQLRVGKYDTLEGLEQLDKVIDIDQQPIGRTPRSNPATYVKLFDQIREVFANTPDAKLRGYEPGRFSFNVKGGRCEACQGNGEQKIEMHFLADVWVRCDECKGKRYNRETLQVRYKGKTISDVLDMDVHTALEFFENHPKLKRVLQTLHDVGLDYIKLGQSATTLSGGEAQRVKLAKELARVATGRTIYILDEPTTGLHFADVQNLLRVIQRLVKAGNTVLVIEHSLDVIKTADWIIDLGPEGGTGGGQIIAQGTPEEVALHPTSHTAVFLRALLQIG